A section of the Candidatus Neomarinimicrobiota bacterium genome encodes:
- a CDS encoding NlpC/P60 family protein: MRFIIPFLKYLLLIFVMLSIISGCAHTKSRKQSLDIQEIIAQANADFYLDQRLWYQTISAEVQGETIILKGHAFFKRPVSGIIRKLKKAGYKYEIIDQVIYLPEPFEDDLAYGIITKSYVMGRKQPVDVKQEGTEMLYGEPVRLIRDADPYIQVQSSVGYLGYIPKTALRPVTLKEWSQYQVGKQAVFTRKFNLDSGLDIQMGSRLPSLGDDHVLLADGSQLNISPAYYSVVDPASNPLRAAIVASAEQYMGLPYVWGGRSADGVDCSGFVMQSYALNNLYLPRDTDEMANLGRIIGLPGWTEAMLPGDLLFFEGSRRLVTHTAIYLGNNKVIHSLGSGVQIQSMDPDHPDYAKNLTQRFIFAKRLFE, encoded by the coding sequence ATGCGATTTATTATACCATTCCTCAAATATCTTTTGCTGATCTTTGTCATGCTTTCCATCATTTCAGGCTGTGCGCATACCAAATCCAGAAAACAGTCCCTTGATATTCAGGAGATCATTGCGCAGGCAAATGCTGATTTTTACCTGGATCAGCGTCTGTGGTATCAAACGATCTCTGCTGAAGTTCAGGGAGAGACCATTATTCTCAAAGGGCATGCTTTCTTCAAGAGACCTGTATCTGGAATTATCAGAAAATTGAAAAAAGCAGGCTATAAATATGAAATTATCGATCAGGTGATCTACCTACCTGAACCATTTGAAGATGATCTGGCTTACGGTATTATCACCAAATCTTATGTCATGGGGCGTAAGCAACCAGTTGATGTCAAACAGGAAGGCACTGAAATGCTGTATGGTGAGCCTGTGCGGTTGATCCGCGATGCAGACCCCTATATTCAGGTTCAATCCTCAGTAGGATATTTGGGATATATTCCGAAAACGGCTCTGCGACCGGTAACTCTGAAAGAATGGAGTCAGTACCAGGTTGGCAAGCAAGCTGTTTTCACCCGGAAATTCAACCTTGACAGTGGGCTGGATATCCAAATGGGTTCGCGTCTCCCCTCCCTGGGTGATGATCATGTTCTGCTGGCCGACGGCTCTCAATTAAATATTTCACCGGCATATTACTCTGTGGTTGATCCTGCTTCAAATCCCTTACGAGCAGCTATTGTTGCCTCGGCTGAACAATATATGGGCTTGCCATACGTCTGGGGTGGCCGTTCTGCTGATGGAGTTGACTGTTCCGGTTTTGTCATGCAGAGCTATGCTTTGAATAACCTATACCTCCCCCGTGATACTGATGAGATGGCCAATCTCGGGCGCATTATCGGTTTGCCGGGTTGGACAGAGGCCATGCTTCCCGGTGACCTGCTCTTTTTCGAAGGAAGTCGGCGATTGGTAACCCACACAGCGATCTACCTGGGGAATAACAAAGTGATCCACAGTCTGGGTTCCGGGGTTCAGATCCAAAGTATGGATCCTGATCATCCCGACTATGCCAAGAACCTGACTCAACGCTTTATTTTTGCCAAACGCCTCTTTGAATAG
- a CDS encoding response regulator, protein MLKYDDQSIVNSSKKRILVVEDDIQMSKFIQFKLDYLGYEVVGDAVNCEQALQRSQMLKPDLVLMDIMLKGSEDGIETAQKIIDLQHVPIIYLTAHEDEILFDRAKITEPFGYLIKPFNDRDLRIVIETSLYRHAQDKRIKKALQDVRNIINSTIFIMITYDLEGHIIEFNKKAEDIFGLKRKLAKKRLITTLLNDQADGTVLLDGDPLAICQHEEVSFKDETGNAFLCLVILSPLQGSDDSIQGRLLVAQPI, encoded by the coding sequence GTGTTAAAATATGATGATCAGTCCATAGTAAACTCCTCGAAAAAGAGGATCCTGGTTGTTGAAGATGATATCCAGATGTCGAAGTTCATCCAGTTCAAGTTGGATTATCTGGGCTATGAAGTAGTGGGTGATGCAGTTAATTGCGAACAAGCCCTGCAGCGATCGCAGATGTTGAAACCGGATCTGGTACTCATGGATATCATGTTGAAGGGAAGTGAGGATGGAATAGAAACCGCTCAGAAGATCATTGATCTTCAGCATGTCCCCATCATCTACCTCACAGCTCATGAAGATGAGATCCTCTTTGATCGAGCCAAGATCACAGAACCATTTGGCTATTTGATCAAGCCCTTTAATGATCGCGATCTTCGAATTGTAATTGAGACATCATTATATCGTCATGCTCAGGACAAGCGGATCAAAAAGGCGCTTCAGGATGTCCGGAATATCATTAATAGCACAATATTTATCATGATCACTTATGATCTGGAAGGACACATAATTGAGTTTAACAAGAAGGCTGAAGATATTTTCGGACTTAAGCGTAAGCTTGCGAAAAAGCGATTGATAACAACTCTTTTAAATGATCAGGCGGATGGCACCGTTTTGCTCGATGGTGATCCATTGGCAATTTGCCAGCATGAAGAGGTCAGTTTTAAGGATGAAACCGGGAATGCTTTTTTGTGTTTGGTTATTCTGTCGCCATTGCAGGGATCAGATGATTCAATACAAGGGCGCTTATTAGTTGCCCAGCCAATATAG
- a CDS encoding bacteriohemerythrin: MQLLVWEDRFSVGIREFDQHHKILFEMINTLIIARDNRSDHAVIKRTLDQLVQYTIFHFTAEESLMRHFGFDGLPEHEREHADLLKQVQVYQEKVIKKDAISLDELLNFLADWLLNHTLGIDQEYGPFLSHYTD, translated from the coding sequence ATGCAATTATTGGTTTGGGAAGATCGATTCAGTGTCGGTATCCGTGAGTTTGATCAGCATCACAAGATCTTGTTCGAGATGATCAATACGCTGATCATTGCCAGAGATAACCGGAGTGATCATGCTGTGATCAAGCGAACCCTGGATCAGTTGGTTCAGTATACCATTTTCCATTTTACTGCAGAAGAATCCTTGATGAGGCACTTCGGTTTTGATGGATTGCCAGAACATGAACGTGAGCATGCTGATCTTTTAAAACAGGTTCAGGTATACCAGGAGAAAGTGATAAAAAAGGATGCGATCTCACTTGACGAGCTATTGAACTTTTTGGCTGATTGGCTGCTTAACCACACCCTGGGTATTGATCAAGAATACGGTCCTTTCCTGAGCCACTATACTGATTGA